One genomic segment of Streptomyces sp. NBC_00239 includes these proteins:
- the ychF gene encoding redox-regulated ATPase YchF, whose product MSLTIGIVGLPNVGKSTLFNALTKNDVLAANYPFATIEPNVGVVGVPDARLAVLAGIFGSQKVLPATVDFVDIAGIVRGASEGEGLGNKFLANIRESDAICQVIRAFADENVVHVDGKVSPKDDIETINTELILADLQSIEKAEPRLTKESRLQKEKVAVLAAVVEAKKILEAGDTLFSKGITKGTEKGDLLHELHLLTTKPFLYVFNVDEDELTDEAFKDEQRALVAPAEAIFLNAKLEQELIELDDDEALELLQSVGQEEPGMATLGRVGFDTLGLQTYLTAGPKETRAWTIKKGATAPEAAGVIHTDFQRGFIKAEVISFADLVECGSVAEARAKGKARMEGKDYVMQDGDVVEFRFNV is encoded by the coding sequence GTGTCGCTCACGATCGGAATCGTCGGCCTGCCGAATGTCGGCAAGTCGACCCTGTTCAACGCCCTGACCAAGAACGACGTGCTGGCGGCCAACTACCCGTTCGCCACGATCGAGCCGAACGTCGGCGTCGTCGGCGTCCCGGACGCGCGCCTCGCGGTCCTCGCCGGCATCTTCGGTTCGCAGAAGGTCCTCCCGGCGACGGTCGACTTCGTCGACATCGCGGGCATCGTGCGCGGCGCCTCGGAAGGCGAGGGCCTCGGCAACAAGTTCCTCGCGAACATCCGCGAGTCGGACGCGATCTGCCAGGTCATCCGCGCCTTCGCGGACGAGAACGTCGTCCACGTCGACGGCAAGGTCTCGCCGAAGGACGACATCGAGACGATCAACACCGAGCTGATCCTCGCGGACCTCCAGTCCATCGAGAAGGCGGAGCCGCGCCTGACGAAGGAGTCCCGCCTCCAGAAGGAGAAGGTCGCGGTCCTCGCGGCCGTCGTCGAGGCCAAGAAGATCCTCGAAGCCGGCGACACCCTCTTCTCCAAGGGCATCACCAAGGGCACCGAGAAGGGCGACCTCCTCCACGAACTGCACCTGCTGACCACGAAGCCGTTCCTCTACGTCTTCAACGTCGACGAGGACGAGCTGACGGACGAGGCCTTCAAGGACGAGCAGCGCGCGCTGGTCGCCCCGGCCGAGGCGATCTTCCTGAACGCCAAGCTGGAGCAGGAGCTCATCGAGCTCGACGACGACGAGGCCCTCGAACTCCTCCAGTCGGTCGGCCAGGAAGAGCCCGGCATGGCCACCCTGGGCCGCGTCGGCTTCGACACCCTGGGCCTCCAGACGTACCTGACGGCCGGCCCGAAGGAAACGCGCGCCTGGACCATCAAGAAGGGCGCCACCGCCCCCGAGGCGGCCGGCGTCATCCACACCGACTTCCAGCGCGGCTTCATCAAGGCCGAGGTCATCTCCTTCGCCGACCTGGTCGAATGCGGCTCGGTGGCCGAAGCCCGCGCCAAGGGCAAGGCCCGCATGGAAGGCAAGGACTACGTCATGCAGGACGGCGACGTCGTCGAATTCCGCTTCAACGTGTGA
- a CDS encoding DUF6542 domain-containing protein produces MEQYRTRSPYHPQRRQQPGGRRPALPAQGGEGGQSGAAGPAAARTARAARAARTARAARTARAVRAGRPRPGGPGGARPVPLLRRMPEPRLTGLGGGLFACVAMVLVAGFDWLFFDGSMAAYGVLFLPVAAATALWVRPVDLITAPVSVPIAFAVGVWPIAGGSGGLGGQLMGLVSALSLHAGWLYGGTLIAALIVVVRKAVLIGKRRIPRRVA; encoded by the coding sequence GTGGAGCAATACAGGACGCGTTCGCCGTATCACCCCCAGCGACGCCAGCAGCCGGGCGGCCGCCGGCCCGCCCTGCCCGCCCAGGGCGGTGAGGGCGGCCAGAGCGGCGCGGCCGGGCCGGCCGCCGCCCGCACCGCGCGGGCGGCCCGGGCCGCGCGGACCGCACGGGCGGCGCGGACCGCACGTGCCGTCCGGGCCGGCCGGCCGCGGCCGGGGGGCCCGGGCGGCGCCCGGCCCGTGCCGCTGCTGCGCCGGATGCCGGAGCCGCGGCTGACCGGGCTCGGCGGTGGGCTGTTCGCGTGCGTGGCGATGGTGCTCGTGGCCGGGTTCGACTGGCTGTTCTTCGACGGTTCCATGGCCGCGTACGGGGTGCTGTTCCTGCCGGTGGCCGCCGCGACCGCGCTGTGGGTGCGGCCCGTCGACCTGATCACCGCGCCGGTGTCGGTGCCGATCGCCTTCGCGGTCGGGGTGTGGCCGATCGCCGGGGGGTCGGGCGGATTGGGCGGCCAGCTGATGGGGTTGGTGAGTGCGCTGTCCCTGCATGCGGGGTGGTTGTACGGGGGGACGCTGATCGCTGCGCTGATCGTCGTCGTCCGCAAGGCCGTGCTGATCGGCAAGCGCCGAATCCCCCGCCGCGTCGCCTGA
- the ppgK gene encoding polyphosphate--glucose phosphotransferase produces the protein MQIFGVDIGGSGIKGAPVDLERGDLAQERHKVLTPQPATPDGVAGCVAEVVRHFDWQGPVGITFPGVVTHGITRSAANVDAGWIGLDARALLSERLDGLPVTVLNDADAAGVAEMTYGAGRGRTGTVILLTLGTGIGSALFTDGRLVANTELGHLELRGHDAETRASVKAKEDGDLTWERWARRVQRYLAHVEMLFSPELFIIGGGVSRKADKFLPLIEGIRAEIIPAQLQNNAGIVGAAMAARRPGPVGM, from the coding sequence ATGCAGATCTTCGGCGTGGACATCGGCGGTTCGGGCATCAAGGGCGCTCCCGTGGACCTGGAGCGCGGCGACCTGGCGCAGGAGCGCCACAAAGTACTGACACCGCAGCCGGCCACCCCCGACGGGGTGGCCGGCTGTGTCGCAGAGGTCGTGCGGCACTTCGACTGGCAGGGCCCGGTCGGCATCACCTTCCCGGGCGTCGTCACGCACGGCATCACGCGCAGCGCGGCGAACGTCGACGCCGGGTGGATCGGCCTGGACGCGCGGGCCCTGCTGTCCGAGCGGCTGGACGGGCTGCCGGTCACGGTGCTGAACGACGCGGACGCGGCGGGCGTGGCCGAGATGACGTACGGCGCCGGGCGGGGCCGGACCGGCACGGTCATCCTGCTCACGCTGGGCACGGGCATCGGCAGCGCCCTCTTCACGGACGGCCGGCTCGTGGCCAACACGGAACTGGGCCACCTGGAGCTGCGCGGGCACGACGCGGAGACGCGGGCCTCGGTGAAGGCGAAGGAGGACGGCGACCTGACGTGGGAGCGATGGGCGCGGCGGGTGCAGCGGTATCTGGCGCACGTGGAGATGCTGTTCTCGCCGGAGCTCTTCATCATCGGCGGCGGGGTCAGCCGCAAGGCGGACAAGTTCCTCCCCCTGATCGAGGGCATCCGCGCGGAGATCATCCCCGCCCAGCTCCAGAACAACGCGGGCATCGTGGGCGCGGCCATGGCGGCCCGCCGCCCCGGGCCCGTCGGCATGTAG
- a CDS encoding 4-hydroxy-3-methylbut-2-enyl diphosphate reductase, translating to MDGMTAPASRRVLLAAPRGYCAGVDRAVIAVEKALEQYGAPVYVRHEIVHNKYVVQTLEKKGAIFVERTEEVPEGSIVMFSAHGVAPVVHEEAARGKLATIDATCPLVTKVHKEAIRYANEDFDILLIGHEGHEEVIGTSGEAPDHITIVDGPHDVDKVQVRDESKVVWLSQTTLSVDETMETVDALKTKFPLLVSPPSDDICYATSNRQAAVKAMGADSDLVIVVGSKNSSNSIRLVEVALDAGARAAYLVDFASEIDEAWLEGVTTVGLTSGASVPEVLVEEVLEWLAARGYEDVEIVKTAEESITFSLPKELRRDLRAEAAALVADK from the coding sequence ATGGACGGCATGACTGCTCCCGCTTCCCGCCGTGTCCTGCTCGCTGCCCCGCGCGGCTACTGCGCGGGCGTGGACCGTGCCGTGATCGCTGTCGAGAAGGCCCTCGAGCAGTACGGTGCACCGGTCTACGTCCGCCACGAGATCGTGCACAACAAGTACGTCGTCCAGACCCTGGAGAAGAAGGGCGCCATCTTCGTCGAGCGGACGGAGGAGGTCCCCGAGGGCTCCATCGTGATGTTCTCCGCGCACGGCGTGGCCCCGGTCGTCCACGAGGAGGCGGCCCGCGGCAAGCTCGCGACGATCGACGCGACCTGCCCGCTGGTCACCAAGGTGCACAAGGAAGCGATCCGCTACGCCAACGAGGACTTCGACATCCTCCTCATCGGCCATGAGGGCCACGAGGAGGTCATCGGCACCTCCGGCGAGGCCCCCGACCACATCACGATCGTCGACGGCCCGCACGACGTGGACAAGGTGCAGGTCCGCGACGAGTCGAAGGTCGTCTGGCTGTCCCAGACCACGCTCTCCGTCGACGAGACGATGGAGACGGTCGACGCGCTGAAGACGAAGTTCCCGCTGCTCGTCTCGCCGCCGAGCGACGACATCTGCTACGCCACCTCGAACCGGCAGGCGGCCGTCAAGGCCATGGGCGCCGACTCGGACCTGGTCATCGTCGTCGGCTCCAAGAACTCCTCGAACTCGATCCGGCTGGTCGAGGTCGCGCTCGACGCGGGCGCGCGCGCCGCCTACCTCGTCGACTTCGCGAGCGAGATCGACGAGGCCTGGCTGGAGGGCGTCACCACGGTCGGCCTGACCTCGGGCGCCTCGGTGCCGGAGGTCCTGGTCGAGGAGGTCCTGGAGTGGCTCGCGGCGCGCGGCTACGAGGACGTCGAGATCGTCAAGACCGCCGAGGAGTCGATCACCTTCTCGCTGCCGAAGGAACTCCGCCGCGACCTGCGGGCCGAGGCCGCCGCGCTGGTCGCCGACAAGTAG
- a CDS encoding APC family permease, translated as MTADTATTAPDPGRLSRNLGFRDLVVYGLLFIAPMAPVGVFGTLDAKSHGAVALVYLVATAAMALTAFSYAQMVRVAPQAGSVFTYARKGLGEGPGLIAGWMAMLDYLLIPAVAYLFSGIALHALVPEVSRWVWTALAVLVTTALNLSGVRTAARVGFAVLALEIVVLLVFLVSAVAVLVADGPRRGWLSPLTGDGSMGFSFAAVLGAVSVAVLSYLGFDAIASFAEEVTGGSERVARAVLFCLALTGVLFLAQTYLAALLEPVSAAELAADPARQGPAFYDAVEASVGAWLHDLIALSKAVGAAFAALAGQAAAGRLLFAMAREGRLPRVLGQTRSGTPRAALLVAAAVTLVAAVWAARRDDGLDKLVSVVDIGALTAFTLLHASVVGWFVVRRMAGPPRWWRHLVAPVLGAAVTVAVIVEAAGTAQLVGAVWLAAGLVVLVAQRGRRAGRRAGDGA; from the coding sequence ATGACGGCGGACACGGCCACGACGGCCCCGGACCCCGGCCGACTCAGCCGGAATCTCGGCTTCCGCGACCTGGTCGTGTACGGGCTGCTGTTCATCGCGCCGATGGCCCCGGTGGGCGTCTTCGGCACCCTCGACGCCAAGTCGCACGGCGCGGTCGCCCTCGTCTACCTCGTCGCCACGGCCGCCATGGCCCTCACCGCCTTCAGCTACGCGCAGATGGTCCGGGTCGCCCCGCAGGCCGGGTCGGTGTTCACGTACGCCCGCAAGGGGCTCGGCGAGGGGCCGGGGCTGATCGCCGGGTGGATGGCGATGCTGGACTACCTGCTGATCCCGGCCGTCGCCTACCTCTTCTCCGGGATCGCGCTGCACGCCCTGGTGCCGGAGGTCTCGCGGTGGGTGTGGACGGCGCTGGCCGTTCTGGTCACCACCGCGCTCAACCTGTCGGGCGTACGGACCGCGGCCCGGGTCGGCTTCGCCGTGCTGGCGCTGGAGATCGTCGTCCTGCTGGTGTTCCTCGTCTCGGCGGTGGCGGTGCTGGTGGCGGACGGGCCGCGGCGCGGCTGGCTGTCGCCGCTGACCGGGGACGGCTCGATGGGCTTCTCCTTCGCCGCGGTGCTCGGCGCGGTGTCCGTGGCGGTGCTCTCGTACCTGGGCTTCGACGCGATCGCGTCCTTCGCGGAGGAGGTCACCGGCGGGTCGGAGCGGGTGGCGCGGGCCGTGCTGTTCTGCCTGGCGCTGACCGGGGTGCTGTTCCTCGCGCAGACCTATCTGGCGGCGCTGCTGGAGCCGGTGTCGGCGGCGGAGCTGGCCGCGGACCCGGCGCGGCAGGGCCCGGCGTTCTACGACGCGGTGGAGGCCTCGGTCGGGGCCTGGCTGCACGATCTGATCGCCCTCAGCAAGGCCGTCGGGGCCGCGTTCGCCGCGCTGGCGGGGCAGGCGGCGGCCGGGCGGCTGCTGTTCGCGATGGCCCGGGAGGGACGGCTGCCGCGCGTGCTCGGGCAGACCCGCTCGGGCACCCCGCGGGCGGCGCTGCTGGTGGCGGCGGCGGTGACGCTGGTGGCGGCGGTGTGGGCGGCCCGGCGCGACGACGGGCTGGACAAGCTGGTGTCCGTCGTGGACATCGGCGCGCTGACGGCCTTCACCCTGCTGCACGCCTCGGTGGTGGGCTGGTTCGTCGTACGGCGGATGGCGGGGCCGCCCCGCTGGTGGCGCCATCTGGTCGCGCCGGTGCTCGGCGCCGCCGTGACCGTCGCCGTGATCGTCGAGGCGGCGGGCACGGCTCAGCTGGTCGGCGCGGTGTGGCTGGCGGCGGGGCTGGTGGTGCTGGTGGCACAGCGGGGGCGACGCGCTGGGCGACGCGCAGGGGACGGAGCCTGA
- the xseA gene encoding exodeoxyribonuclease VII large subunit has product MALNTSAEAPLPVGQVSRLIGGWIERLGQVWVEGQITQLSRRPGAGVVFLTLRDPSHDISVSVTCYRQVYDDVADAVSEGARVVVLAKPEWYAPRGQLSLRATEIRPVGIGELLARLEKLKRTLAAEGLFALDRKKPLPFLPQLVGLVSGRASAAERDVLEVARRRWPAVRFEVRNVAVQGVHAVPQVVRAVQELDALGEVDVIIVARGGGSVEDLLPFSDEQVVRAVAAARTPVVSAIGHEPDSPLLDLVADLRASTPTDAAKKVVPDVGEELDRVRLLRDRALRALRGHLDREERGLAHALARPVFVHPHRMVEDREEQVAALLARSRRTLGHLLDRADSELSHTRARVVALSPAATLERGYAVLQRADGQVVRSPEEVAAGDELRARVAGGEFPVRVADA; this is encoded by the coding sequence ATGGCGCTGAACACGTCGGCCGAGGCGCCGCTGCCCGTGGGCCAGGTGTCGCGGCTCATCGGGGGCTGGATCGAGCGGCTCGGACAGGTGTGGGTGGAGGGGCAGATCACCCAGCTGTCGCGGCGCCCCGGGGCGGGCGTCGTGTTCCTGACGCTGCGCGACCCATCGCACGACATCTCGGTGAGCGTGACCTGCTACCGGCAGGTGTACGACGACGTCGCGGACGCGGTGTCGGAGGGCGCGCGGGTGGTCGTACTGGCGAAACCGGAGTGGTACGCGCCGCGCGGCCAGCTGTCGCTGCGGGCCACCGAGATACGGCCGGTGGGCATCGGCGAGCTGCTGGCCCGGTTGGAGAAGCTGAAGCGGACCCTCGCCGCGGAGGGGCTCTTCGCCCTGGACCGCAAGAAGCCGCTGCCCTTCCTGCCGCAGCTGGTCGGACTGGTGTCCGGGCGGGCGTCGGCGGCCGAGCGGGACGTGCTGGAGGTGGCCCGGCGGCGCTGGCCGGCGGTCCGCTTCGAGGTGCGCAACGTGGCCGTGCAGGGGGTGCACGCGGTGCCGCAGGTGGTCCGGGCGGTGCAGGAACTGGACGCGCTCGGCGAGGTCGACGTGATCATCGTGGCCCGTGGCGGCGGCAGCGTGGAGGACCTGCTGCCGTTCTCGGACGAGCAGGTCGTGCGGGCGGTGGCCGCGGCCCGCACCCCGGTGGTGTCGGCGATCGGGCACGAGCCGGACTCGCCGCTCCTGGACCTGGTGGCGGACCTGCGGGCGTCCACGCCGACGGACGCGGCCAAGAAGGTGGTGCCGGACGTCGGCGAGGAGCTGGACCGGGTGCGGCTGCTGCGGGACCGGGCGCTGCGCGCGCTGCGCGGGCACCTGGACCGCGAGGAGCGGGGGCTGGCGCACGCGCTGGCGCGGCCGGTCTTCGTACACCCGCACCGGATGGTCGAGGACCGCGAGGAGCAGGTCGCGGCGCTGCTGGCGCGCAGTCGGCGGACGCTGGGGCACCTGCTGGACCGGGCGGACTCGGAGCTGTCGCACACCCGGGCCCGCGTGGTGGCGCTGAGCCCGGCGGCCACGCTGGAGCGCGGGTACGCGGTGCTCCAGCGGGCGGACGGGCAGGTGGTGCGCTCGCCGGAGGAGGTCGCGGCGGGCGACGAACTGCGGGCGCGGGTCGCCGGGGGCGAGTTCCCGGTCCGCGTGGCCGACGCCTGA
- a CDS encoding exodeoxyribonuclease VII small subunit, which translates to MAGTDASALGYEQARDELIEVVRRLEAGGTSLEESLGLWERGEELAKVCRHWLEGARARLDSALAGRDGAATDGGSGGCSGEGPEDRE; encoded by the coding sequence ATGGCCGGGACGGACGCTTCGGCGCTGGGTTACGAGCAGGCGCGGGACGAGCTCATCGAGGTCGTGCGGCGCCTGGAGGCGGGCGGCACGAGCCTGGAGGAGTCGCTCGGCCTGTGGGAGCGCGGCGAGGAGCTGGCGAAGGTCTGCCGGCACTGGCTGGAGGGGGCCCGGGCCCGCCTGGACTCGGCGCTGGCGGGGCGGGATGGCGCCGCCACGGACGGCGGATCCGGGGGCTGCTCCGGGGAGGGTCCGGAGGACCGGGAATAG
- a CDS encoding malonic semialdehyde reductase, whose protein sequence is MSLVLDSAAQDLLFREARTANTFSDEPVTDEQVQAIYDLVKFGPTAFNQTPMRITLVRSPEARERLVKHLAEGNQAKTAAAPLVAILSTDNEFHEELPRLLPHFPQAKDVFFGERAVREHSALVNGALQAAYFIVGVRAAGLAAGPMTGLDFAGVQKEFLDDDHTPLMVVNIGKPGDDAWFDRSPRLAYDEVITTV, encoded by the coding sequence ATGTCCCTCGTTCTCGACTCCGCCGCTCAGGACCTCCTCTTCCGCGAGGCCCGCACCGCCAACACCTTCTCCGACGAGCCGGTGACCGACGAGCAGGTTCAGGCCATCTACGACCTGGTGAAGTTCGGCCCCACCGCCTTCAACCAGACCCCGATGCGCATCACCCTGGTCCGCTCCCCCGAGGCCCGCGAGCGCCTGGTGAAGCACCTGGCCGAGGGCAACCAGGCCAAGACCGCCGCCGCGCCGCTCGTCGCGATCCTCTCCACCGACAACGAGTTCCACGAGGAGCTCCCCCGCCTGCTGCCGCACTTCCCGCAGGCCAAGGACGTCTTCTTCGGTGAGCGTGCGGTCCGTGAGCACTCCGCGCTGGTGAACGGCGCCCTGCAGGCCGCCTACTTCATCGTCGGCGTCCGCGCCGCCGGCCTGGCCGCCGGCCCGATGACCGGCCTGGACTTCGCCGGTGTCCAGAAGGAGTTCCTGGACGACGACCACACCCCCCTGATGGTCGTCAACATCGGCAAGCCGGGCGACGACGCCTGGTTCGACCGCTCCCCGCGTCTGGCGTACGACGAGGTCATCACCACCGTCTGA
- a CDS encoding DUF4245 domain-containing protein, whose protein sequence is MAGMKGKQTVQDMVRSLVVIGAIVALIYVVIPHDDEADPTRVVDYRVELLTARRAAPYPLAAPVGLSDEWRATSVSYERRNADSWHLGYLDPNDQYIAVEQSTDPSVDAYVRKVSQRAAETPATQEAGDLTWQRWEGPKYRALVRKEQGVTTVVTGTASYERLGEMAASLEMKKG, encoded by the coding sequence GTGGCAGGTATGAAAGGCAAGCAGACGGTCCAGGACATGGTGCGGTCACTGGTGGTGATCGGCGCCATCGTCGCGCTCATCTACGTGGTGATCCCGCATGACGACGAGGCGGACCCCACCCGGGTCGTCGACTACCGGGTCGAGCTCCTCACGGCCCGCCGGGCGGCCCCGTACCCGTTGGCCGCGCCCGTGGGGCTGTCGGACGAGTGGCGGGCGACCTCGGTCTCGTACGAGCGCCGGAACGCCGATTCCTGGCACCTGGGCTACCTCGACCCGAACGACCAGTACATCGCCGTGGAACAGTCCACCGACCCGTCCGTGGACGCGTACGTCCGCAAGGTGAGCCAGCGGGCGGCCGAGACGCCGGCGACGCAGGAGGCCGGGGACCTGACCTGGCAGCGGTGGGAGGGCCCCAAGTACCGGGCGCTCGTCCGCAAGGAGCAGGGCGTGACCACGGTGGTCACCGGCACCGCCTCCTACGAGCGGCTCGGCGAGATGGCCGCGTCCCTGGAGATGAAGAAGGGCTGA
- the glpX gene encoding class II fructose-bisphosphatase, translating into MTEHSMPPQLEVSPEAPDRNLALELVRVTEAAAMAAGRWVGRGDKIGADGAAVRAMRTLVSTVSMNGVVVIGEGEKDEAPMLYNGERVGDGTGPEVDIAVDPIDGTTLNAKGMPNAIAVLAAADRGTMFDPSAVFYMEKLVTGPEAADFVDINAPVSVNIRRVAKAKNMAVEDITVVILDRPRHEGIVKEIRETGARIKFISDGDVAGSVMAVREGTGVDLLLGIGGTPEGIISACAIKCLGGTIQGKLWPKDEAERQKAIDAGHDLDRVLHTDDLVSGENVFFVATGITDGELLRGVHYRSATATTSSLVMRSKSGTIRQIDSTHRLSKLRAYSAIDFDRAQ; encoded by the coding sequence ATGACCGAGCACAGCATGCCGCCCCAGCTCGAGGTCTCTCCCGAGGCCCCCGACCGCAACCTCGCCCTGGAGCTCGTCCGGGTCACCGAGGCCGCCGCCATGGCCGCCGGTCGCTGGGTCGGACGCGGTGACAAGATCGGCGCCGACGGCGCGGCCGTCCGCGCGATGCGCACCCTCGTCTCCACCGTCTCGATGAACGGCGTCGTCGTCATCGGCGAGGGTGAGAAGGACGAAGCCCCGATGCTCTACAACGGCGAGCGCGTCGGCGACGGCACCGGTCCCGAGGTCGACATCGCCGTGGACCCGATCGACGGCACCACCCTCAACGCCAAGGGCATGCCGAACGCCATCGCCGTGCTGGCCGCCGCCGACCGCGGCACCATGTTCGACCCGTCCGCGGTCTTCTACATGGAGAAGCTGGTCACCGGCCCCGAGGCCGCCGACTTCGTCGACATCAACGCGCCCGTTTCGGTGAACATCCGCCGGGTCGCCAAGGCCAAGAACATGGCCGTCGAGGACATCACGGTCGTCATCCTGGACCGTCCGCGCCACGAGGGCATCGTCAAGGAGATCCGCGAGACGGGCGCGCGCATCAAGTTCATCTCGGACGGCGACGTGGCCGGCTCGGTCATGGCGGTCCGCGAGGGCACCGGCGTGGACCTGCTGCTCGGCATCGGCGGCACCCCCGAGGGCATCATCTCGGCCTGCGCCATCAAGTGCCTGGGCGGCACCATCCAGGGCAAGCTGTGGCCGAAGGACGAGGCGGAGCGCCAGAAGGCCATCGACGCGGGCCACGACCTGGACCGGGTGCTGCACACCGACGACCTGGTCTCCGGCGAGAACGTCTTCTTCGTCGCCACCGGCATCACCGACGGCGAGCTGCTGCGCGGCGTCCACTACCGGTCCGCGACCGCGACCACGTCCTCGCTGGTCATGCGCTCGAAGTCGGGCACGATCCGCCAGATCGACTCGACGCACCGCCTCTCGAAGCTGCGCGCCTACAGCGCCATCGACTTCGACCGCGCGCAGTAG
- a CDS encoding WhiB family transcriptional regulator — protein MQQPPHQSLQAAAVQCVPGIPNPRLPVREEDGPWHAEAVCRRDEAGLFFAPSKEPTAARLSREEAAKRVCARCPVMVACREHALLQPEPYGVWGGLTAAERRVVLARRRRRAAELRQGPAADQIAAAG, from the coding sequence GTGCAGCAACCGCCGCATCAGTCTCTGCAGGCAGCCGCCGTTCAGTGCGTTCCGGGTATCCCGAACCCACGGCTGCCCGTAAGGGAAGAGGACGGCCCGTGGCACGCGGAGGCTGTGTGCCGCCGGGACGAGGCGGGACTGTTCTTCGCCCCCTCCAAGGAGCCGACGGCCGCCCGGCTGTCGCGCGAAGAGGCCGCCAAGCGCGTCTGCGCCCGCTGCCCGGTCATGGTCGCCTGTCGGGAGCACGCGCTGCTCCAGCCCGAGCCCTACGGCGTGTGGGGCGGCCTGACGGCGGCCGAGCGCCGGGTGGTACTGGCCCGGCGGCGCCGCCGCGCTGCCGAGCTCCGCCAGGGCCCCGCCGCCGACCAGATCGCCGCCGCGGGCTGA
- a CDS encoding DUF1707 SHOCT-like domain-containing protein, whose product MDFEKHHPAAPVPAAGIRASDADRDRTARILGDALAEGRLTGQEHAERLDALFAVKTVGELDRLVRDLPADPADAAAPGGIPGAGLAGGAAARPPVGAYAAAAAASRGLPGRTEDVVAVCSSAARRGRWRPAARTRALAVMGDVTLDLTESVFEQQLTEINVSCVLGNVEILVPENVTLRGFGNGVLGNFEVRADGSADPDPQAPVVIVRGFSVLGNIEARNKSGTRLVDLAARRRASGR is encoded by the coding sequence GTGGACTTCGAAAAGCACCACCCCGCCGCCCCCGTCCCCGCCGCCGGGATCCGGGCTTCCGACGCGGACCGCGACCGTACGGCGCGGATCCTCGGGGACGCGCTCGCCGAGGGCCGGCTGACCGGGCAGGAGCACGCCGAGCGGCTGGACGCCCTGTTCGCCGTCAAGACCGTGGGCGAGCTCGACCGGCTCGTACGGGACCTCCCCGCGGACCCCGCCGATGCCGCCGCCCCCGGAGGCATCCCGGGCGCAGGCCTTGCGGGTGGCGCCGCGGCGCGCCCGCCCGTCGGCGCGTACGCCGCGGCGGCCGCCGCGTCCCGGGGGCTCCCCGGCCGGACGGAGGACGTGGTCGCGGTGTGCAGCAGCGCCGCCCGCCGGGGCCGCTGGCGGCCCGCCGCCCGTACCCGCGCGCTCGCGGTCATGGGCGATGTGACACTCGACCTCACCGAGTCCGTCTTCGAGCAGCAGCTCACCGAGATCAATGTGAGCTGCGTGCTCGGTAATGTCGAAATCCTGGTCCCGGAAAACGTCACGCTGCGCGGATTCGGCAACGGCGTACTCGGTAATTTCGAAGTGCGCGCGGACGGCTCCGCAGACCCCGATCCGCAGGCGCCCGTGGTGATCGTCAGGGGCTTTTCCGTGCTGGGGAATATCGAGGCCCGGAACAAGTCCGGGACCCGCCTCGTCGACCTCGCCGCCCGGCGGCGCGCGTCCGGGCGCTGA